TTGCAGAAGGCGCTCACGGCGGCGAGGTCGAAGGGGTTGCCCAGCGTGTGGGCCACCATCACCGCCCGGGTGCGGGGCGAGCGGGCCTCCTCCAGCCGGGACACGTCGAGGTTGTAGCCGGGCAGCGTCACGTCCACGAACACCGGCACCAGGCCGAGCTGCACCACCGGCGCCACCGTGGTGGGGAAGCCGGCCGCCACGGTGATGACCTCGTCGCCGGGCTGGAGCCGCCGGTCGCCGAGCAGGTGGCTCATGAGGGTGGCCACCGCCAGCAGGTTGGCCGACGAGCCGGAGTTGACCAGCCGGGCGTGCGAGACGCCGTACCAGTCGGCCAGCCCCTTCTCCAGGCGGGTGTGCCAGCGGCCGCCGGTGAGCCAGAACTCCACGGCGCTCTCGGCCAGGTTGGCCAGCTCCTCCTCGCCGTAGACCCGGCCGGCGTAGCGCACCGGGCTCTTGCCGGGGATGAACTCGGCGGCGGCCTCCACCTGCTGGCGGAGCCGGGCGATCTGGCGGGCCCGCTCCACGATCTCGGCGGTGAGGCGGCGCTCTTCGGCCTTGTGGTCCATGTGGCGCTAGGACTCCAGGTACTCGTGGATCTGCGTGCGGCAGAGGTCGGCCAGGGCGTCGGCCGAGGCCCCGGCGTGGAAGGCGCGGTACCAGTCCACCGTGCGCCGGAAGGTCTCGTCGAAGTGCCAGCGCGGCGCCCAGCCCAGGCGGGCGGTGGCCTTGTCGATGGAGAGGCGCAGGAGCCCGGCCTCGTGCAGGGCGGCGGGGTCGTGCCTGTCGTCCCAGCGGCCGGAGCCCCAGGCGGCGATGAGGGCCTCCACCACGTCGCGCACGGGGCGGGCGTCCTCGGGGCGGGGGCCGAAGTTCCAGGGTTCGCAGAACCCTGCCCGCCCCTCGACTCCGGCTTCGCCCACGGGGCCCATGAGGCGGGCGCCGAGGAGGAGGTAGCCGCCGAGGGGCTCGAGCACGTGCTGCCAGGGGCGGACGCCGTGCGGGTTGCGCACGGGGATGGGCTGCCCGGCGGCCAGGGCGGCGATGGCGTCGGGCACGATGCGGTCCCTGGCCCAGTCGCCGCCGCCCACCACGTTGCCGGCGCGGGCGCTGGCCAGCGCCACGCCGTGGCGGGCCAGCTCGCGCGGGTGGAAGAAGGAGCGGCGCCAGGAGGCGGTGACCAGCTCGGCGGCCCCCTTCGACATGGAGTAGACGTCGTGCCCGCCCAGGGGCTCGTCCTCGCGGTAGCCGTAGAGCCACTCGCGGTTCTCGTAGCACTTGTCGCTGGTGACCACGACCACCGCGCAGGGCCGGCCGGCGGCCCGCACCGCCTCGAGCAGGTGGGCGGTGCCGAGCACGTTGGTCTCCAGCGTGGCCAGCGGCTCCTGGTAGGAGAGCCGCACCAGGGGCTGCGCGGCCAGGTGCAGGATGGCGTCGGGCCGCACCTCCTCGACCACCGCGGCCAGGCGGGCGGCGTCGCGCACGTCGCCGAGCAGGCTGCGGCAGCGCCCCTCCACCCCGGCCCGCTCGAACAGGGCGGGCGTGGTGTCCGGGGCCAGGGCATAGCCGGTCACCTCGGCGCCCAGGTCGGCCAGCCAGAGGGTGAGCCAGGAGCCCTTGAAGCCGGTGTGCCCGGTCACCAGCACCCGCTTGCCGGCGTAGGCGGCGCGCAGCCCGGCGGCGGTGGGGGAGACGGTCACCAGGTCTTCCAGGGGGCCTTGCCGGCCTGCCACAGCTCGTTGAGGAGCTGGTACTCGCGCAGCGTGTCCATGGGCTGCCAGAAGCCGGTGTGCGGGTAGGACACCAGCTCGCCGGCGCGGGCCAGGGCGCGCAGCGGCTCGCGCTCCAGCACCGTCCTGGGGTCCGTGCCCAGGAAGTCCCAGGTGCGCCGGCCGTCCAGCACGAAGAAGCCGCCGTTGATGAACCCCTCGGTGGCCTGGGGCTTCTCGTTGAACTCGCGGACCAGCCCGCCCTCGGTGACCATCTCGCCGAAGCGGCCGGGCGGGCGCACCGCGGTGACCGTGGCCACCTTGCCGTGGCTCCGGTGGGCCGCGATGGTGGCGCCCACGTCCACGTCGGAGACCCCGTCGCCGTAGGTGAGCAGGAAGGGCTCGTCGCCCTCCACGTAGCGGCGCACCGCCGCCACCCGGCCTCCTGTCTGGGTCTCCTCGCCGGTCTCGGCCAGGGTGACCTTCCAGTCCTCCTCGTCGTGCTTGCCCAGGACCTCCACCGCGCCGTGCCGGCCCAGGGTGACGGTGAGGTCGGAGGTCATGGCCTTGTAGTTGAGGAAGAACTCCTTCAGGGCCCAGCCGCGGTAGCCAAGGCAGAGTACGAACTCGCGCACCCCGTGATGGGCGTACATCTTCATGATGTGCCACACGATGGGCTTGCCGCCGATGGGCAGCATGGGCTTCGGCAGCAGCTCGTTGGCGTCGCGGATGCGGGTGCCCTGGCCCCCGCAGAGGATGACGGCTTTCATCGCGCGGGGAGTCTATTCGGGTGGAAGGTGGGAGTCGAGTTGGGCCATGCTTTCCGGCTCATGCGCCCTGAGCCCACCACCGCGCCCGGGGGCGCCACCTGACCCGGCGGCGCGAGGGCCGGCGCGGCGGCTGGAGCTGGGCAGCCCTGCTGGGCCTGCTGGTGCTGCTCCTGCCGCTGGCCCGCGGCGGGGTGGACGCGCCGGTGGAGCTGGCGGCGGCCTGCCTGGCCCTGCTGGCCGCGCTCATGGCGGCGCCCGCGGGCGGCGCGGTGGGGCTGGCCGGCCTGGCTCTGCTGGTGGTGCTGGCGGCCACCGCGCTGCAGCTGGCGCCGCTGCCGGCCTGGCTGCACCTCCTCTCGCCCTCGGCGCGCGACCTCTTCTCGGGCGCCCTGGCGCCGCTGGGGCTCTACCCGGCGGCGCGGCCGCTCTCGCTGGACCCGGCCGCCACCGGCCGGCTGCTGGCGGCGTCGGCCGGCGGGCTGGCGGCGTTCTGGGCCGCCTGGGCGCTCGGCGAGACCCACCGCCGGCGCGACCTCCTGGTGCGGGCCCTGGGCCTGGGCGGCCTGCTGGTGGCGCTGGTGGCGCTGGGCCAGGCGCTGCTGGGGTTCGGCACCCTGCTCTCCCCCGCCGCGCCCTTCGTGAACCCGAACCACCTGGCCGGCCACCTCGGGCTCACCTCCTTCGTGCTGCTGGGGCTGGCCCTGAAGGCGCGCGGGCAGGCGCGGCTGCTCTGGCTCATGGCCTTCGCCCTGGCCGGGGCGGTGGTCTTCCTCTCCCTCTCGCGCGGCGGCATCGCCGCCTTCCTGGGCGGCGCGGTGCTGTTCGTGGCGCTGGCGGCCTGGCGCCGGCGGCCGGAGGGCAGCGGGGCGGGGCCCCCGCGCGGGCGCTGGGCGCTGCTGGGCGGGCTGGCGGCGGCGCTCTCGGTGGCGGCCTACCTGGCGCTCGACCCGGTGCTGGCCGAGCTGGGCACGGTGGGGCGCGCCGGCGAGGAGACCAAGCTGGCCCTGTGGCGCCCGGCGCTGCAGCTGGTGCGGGACTACCCGCTCACCGGCATCGGGCGCGGCGCCTTCGGCACGGTGTACCCCGCCTACAAGACCGAGCCGGAGCTGGTGACCTTCACCCACCTGGAGAACGAGTGGCTGCAGGCGCCGGTGGAGCTGGGGCTGCCGGTGGGGCTCCTGCTGGTGGGGGCGCTGGCGCT
The genomic region above belongs to Anaeromyxobacter sp. and contains:
- the rfbG gene encoding CDP-glucose 4,6-dehydratase: MRAAYAGKRVLVTGHTGFKGSWLTLWLADLGAEVTGYALAPDTTPALFERAGVEGRCRSLLGDVRDAARLAAVVEEVRPDAILHLAAQPLVRLSYQEPLATLETNVLGTAHLLEAVRAAGRPCAVVVVTSDKCYENREWLYGYREDEPLGGHDVYSMSKGAAELVTASWRRSFFHPRELARHGVALASARAGNVVGGGDWARDRIVPDAIAALAAGQPIPVRNPHGVRPWQHVLEPLGGYLLLGARLMGPVGEAGVEGRAGFCEPWNFGPRPEDARPVRDVVEALIAAWGSGRWDDRHDPAALHEAGLLRLSIDKATARLGWAPRWHFDETFRRTVDWYRAFHAGASADALADLCRTQIHEYLES
- the rfbF gene encoding glucose-1-phosphate cytidylyltransferase, with the protein product MKAVILCGGQGTRIRDANELLPKPMLPIGGKPIVWHIMKMYAHHGVREFVLCLGYRGWALKEFFLNYKAMTSDLTVTLGRHGAVEVLGKHDEEDWKVTLAETGEETQTGGRVAAVRRYVEGDEPFLLTYGDGVSDVDVGATIAAHRSHGKVATVTAVRPPGRFGEMVTEGGLVREFNEKPQATEGFINGGFFVLDGRRTWDFLGTDPRTVLEREPLRALARAGELVSYPHTGFWQPMDTLREYQLLNELWQAGKAPWKTW
- a CDS encoding O-antigen ligase family protein, whose amino-acid sequence is MLLLPLARGGVDAPVELAAACLALLAALMAAPAGGAVGLAGLALLVVLAATALQLAPLPAWLHLLSPSARDLFSGALAPLGLYPAARPLSLDPAATGRLLAASAGGLAAFWAAWALGETHRRRDLLVRALGLGGLLVALVALGQALLGFGTLLSPAAPFVNPNHLAGHLGLTSFVLLGLALKARGQARLLWLMAFALAGAVVFLSLSRGGIAAFLGGAVLFVALAAWRRRPEGSGAGPPRGRWALLGGLAAALSVAAYLALDPVLAELGTVGRAGEETKLALWRPALQLVRDYPLTGIGRGAFGTVYPAYKTEPELVTFTHLENEWLQAPVELGLPVGLLLVGALALTWLAAARRRDLSWTATWGCWPAPPRWRRRTWWTSRWSCPGWRCPSWWRWGWRRAARAPWRCGRPWCAAAWWWPGCWGRWARPCGRGSRRPTRRCSSRWPGARPTTCRRRWRGCGWCGPTAAPRPCPGSPGPCCSGPPRRSRTCTRRAAWPRPGRTWWRGGSTGWPWRSARGRRCRRPPPATARWRRCWRWRRTAPTGSCSSGTSWPATGRPTRPGSTGGRWRSSWTTGRWCRWRAPRWRRATATRRSGWRGGARPRRPPTRRAGSSRPGSWCRPARRRKAWRCWSADCWRSPARRRW